AAGCTCAAAGCTTACCTACCCACAGCAGGTTTTGCAACATAATCTGTTTATTACACTTGTCGGGATCTTTGAACCTGTTCTAGTCAGGACACACAACTGGAGGGGCTGGAGATGCAGCACTTGGGATGTAGAAGTGTGTCCCCTAACCCTATAAGAGCCTTGCAGAGCCGAGAGCCCTCTGAAGCCTTCAACACCCTccatggagaaaggaaaatgagcTCCCTGAGAGCAGGGATTAACCCGGCTGGCGGGGCTGGACCGACCCCCTAACCTCATTTCAGGAACGGTACAGAAAGCTGGGATTTTCTAGATCGTTTCATCCCAGGAGGCACAAATGCGAAGGCCTAGAAGGATGCATCCCGTGAGCTTTTCTTCTCCTGGATTGGTATCAAGGCCCAGATTCACCGGCAGCTCAGGTCAAAGCTAGCCACAGCTGGGATAACCAGGCATTTCCCAACTACACAAGGCCAAGGCCAGCCCCTTGACGGTCTGACACTTCAGCTGCCCCTTGATGCCCAGTTTATCCACATACTTACACTTACATTCCGTTTTATAGGGACGGAAGATGGGGCAGCTTGCAGCCAGCCACATTTAGAAATTGCAGCAGCACCTACAGATACAAAAACCCCTTTCGAGGAAAACAAAGCTCCCAAACCTGACACAACATGCACTTAAGAATTCTTGTTTTATGCAAGTCATTTGGCACTGTGGTCCCACCAGAGACTCAGCCTCCTACAGACTGACCCCACGGGGGTACTTACCTTGTGACTACAGATGGGGACATCCCACTGCTTCCCAGTGGGATTTGACAGTGGATTTGGGAGCTGCAGTGGCCTTTGTGGGCCATAGCGCCCAGGGAAGGTCAGCAGTGCAGGCTTAGCCTCAGAACTGCTCTGGTGAAGTGAGGCAGGATGCAGATGAGACAGAGGGTCCTAAAACACCTCCCATTCTCAGTTATTCTTCAAGAAAAGAGATGGGAGGGAAATGGTGCCATATTTCAGCCCTTTTAAAATTCCTTGAAAGGACAAAACGCAAACAGCTAAGACAGACCAGGGTAGGACTGTGTTTGATGTGGATTATCTAGACACAATCTCATCCAAGGAACACTGCCCTGGGCTGCTACAGCAGTGCTTCCTCCGCAGCACCGCGAAGCCTGCAGGAATCACCGAGCAAGGAGCTCTGCTTTGAAGCTTCACCCGTTCAGTGAGAAGCTGCTGAAACACAGACACTTGAAATATCAGACAGGTAAACCTACTCAATTTAACACACAGCCCTGGGTTAGTCATTTGAAACTCTGGGGTTTAGTCCACTTTTTCAGCCTATTTCAGGTGTGGTTAATAACCATTATAACAAAATTGCTCATTATGTGTGATGTGTTACTTATGCCACACATGCTGATGAAGCACCAATGAAAGACTCACACCTTCCCTGGGCTTCAGATCTGGAAGGCCAAGGGGTCACAGTTTTGTGTCTGTGTGGATCTGCATTTAACCCACCTGACTTGGCCCACAATTATTGTCCAAAATGATGACTTCTACCAGAATGGAGAGAGGTATTACtctgttttattgttttggaAGAGTATTTTGAAGTTCAACTGGAAACAAACTTACAACAAACCAGTCATCCCAGAAATCCCCTTGAAGAGTTTATATACCCCAAAATCAACtaccacaaataaaaaaaaaccaaaagaaaataaaaaagtcatcAAGTTAAGAGTATTTTTTTATCATGACCACATAAAATACTAGAAGTAAAGCAAAGTAGAATTATAACCCCTATTCCTTATATCattaacttaaaataattaaGTGTTCCAAAAATTCTTTCATCACGTTCAGTGACTTCAAAAGTTGTGGCAACACAGGGAAGATAAAATATCAAATTGCATATTTCTTGACTGTGATCTACTATTATAGATACCCAGAAGTGCTCCAGGACTTTTTAGCATATATTACAAGATGTTTAGTGTGGAATTttaaaggggggtggggaggaatgcTCTGTTATCACCAAATAAGAGCATTTAATGCTCTTTGGTCTGTGTCAAGTGAAGTTTGGGTCTCCCTGTATCCTCATTCCAAACTAACACAAGGTGTAAGAGATGAAAAGCCATATCTTGCAACTCTGCAACCTACTGGTGATGAACCAGCACAATTCTGAACTGCAGTCAGACCTCACTCCAGCAGAACCTCTTCAGACTCAGAGTCTGGCACGTAGAGGTCACAACCTCTGAAACATCTGCTTCAGCAAAAACACATGGGGAAGTTTTCAAATCAGAGTCCAGAAAGCAGGCACAAGCTTCAGCTTTATTGTTTTCCAAGCAATGGTCATCTTTGCAAGGGAATGATATTGCAGCTGAAAAAGAAGAGGGTAGAGGGAAACATTATCGTCTCAGTTCTCAAACAAGCACAGAAGATCTGACATGACATGAATCAGACCCATCACAACCCTCCTCCATTGGTTTCCTCTACCAGACAAACTAGCCACTGCGATCTTCCTCCCTGTCCTCAACATTTGATACAGCTCACCCCCCAACATCGCTGTGCAGAACTGTCAGCCTCCAGCTCTCAGCCGGTACCCGCCAGTGAAGTcccccagagcaggcagcagcacataCTGAGAGCAAAGCAGAAGAGCTGGCCTGGCTGCAGGAAACCTGCTCTGAGCTGGGTGAAAGCCTCACCCCTTCCGGAAAGTGAAACAGCAGCTTACCCCAGGAGGCCCTTCCCGGCCCAGCGCTTTGGAGTCAGCCCCACGTGCACTTTTTTGCCACCGCGGAGCACAGTCACGCTCAGAGGTctctgaaagggaaataaaaaaaaaaaaaagaataagagatGGCAACTTTTCATCACCAAGTCAACCCTCTTCTTCATTCTTTTGCTGAAACACCAGAAGAACATTCAGTCCAGAGAAGCTCTTCTTCAGCAGCTCCCATTCCCACCCCCACGGCTAGATCTGAAAGGAGGGAGTATTTGGTATGGAGACATCTCCAGGAGGTCCCTCACTTCCACTATAAAGCACTTGATGGCTGTGGCAGCTTCTTTGGCCTGTCCATGAGAGTGGCACAGCAATGCAGCCTGCAGCTGCAGGGAGTCCACAGGGGAGAACAGATAATATGATGCTCACAGCAAAGAGCAGACACCTCTTAGCTCTCTTCTATCCAGCAGGAATTAGCCCAATGCTGTGAGACAACAGGGCTACAACAGCACAGACTGGATCTGAGACTGTTTCTGACAGGGAAATGATCCCAGAGGTCAAAGTTCCACAGCAAAAGCCATGGCTAACAGATGGACAAGAAAACACAGTTACAGCAGAAGTCAGCTCACCCCTTCGCTGTGCTGCACCACTGTGGCGATGTTCTGCAGGTTCTGGAAGTTGTTTACGTTGACAGAACCAAACTCCACAATCTCATCATCAACCTGAAGTCCCTGGGCAGAGACAGAAGAGAGATGAGCATCTGCCTTCTCCAAAGACAGGTAACACCACAGGAGCATCACCCTTCACACAGCCACATGCAGAGAGGTGCGTTATGACACCGTTCCCACCATTCAACAACTGAACTATTTTACACCCTCTCCATGTCCTTAGAGAGAAGAAAGTACTCATTCCTCTGTCCTACTTCATGGGAAGAGAAACACTGAGGCTAGAATGGCCAGTGAGGCCTTGCAGGAGCTGAGAAGGGAGTACTCATCTCATTCCTGCACAGCGACAGTGCATCCCagtgtgacaaaaataaaaaaaaaaaaaaaaaaaagggaggggaaccCTAATCAACTGCCAACTTATTCCCACTTATTAACAAGTGACAGAGAAACCCATCGGCTACGTTTTCTCTCTGGGTCCAGAAGAAGCCTTCCCCACGGGCTGTCAGACTCCACCAACTTACCGAGATACTTGCAGGAGATCCTGGAGTCACCGCGTTCACTTTGGCAAACGCCTGTGGCAGACTCTGGGCCTGGCTCATCGCCTCAGCCAACGCCTCCGCCTCATCCCTGGCCTGCTTCTCCTTCTCCCGGGCGTGCAGCTGGTGAAGAGCTTCCTCCACCTGCTTCATCAGGGCCTTGTGATCGTTCTGCAAACCTGTGGGTGACACCATCAGCACAGAGGGAGCAGGAGCGAGTTATACCTAGGGGTTCTTTCTCAGCACACACCCTCCTCTGAAGCTGCGCAGAAAATGGTGTTCTGGGTGTCTCAGATCCCAACATTATTGTGACCAACAATAACCTCTGCTGGTGTATCTGCTGGGTGCTGGCACCAGCCCTGCTCACACAGCCCAGCAGATGTTTATCAGTAGAAGTCAGATGCAGAGAAAACCACCCTACAAATTTTGGTAAACACGCAAGAAAGCAGAGCATGGAGGCCTACGATCACCTAGAAATCATCGAGTCTTTTTTTCCATCCACTCACGTATGTAGAGCAAAAGCCGTTCCCAAAAAACGGGGCACGGGATAAGCCTGGGAAGAAATAAATGCCAAGCTATTTTTTACCCAAAGTTTATTCTACAAATACCACAAAAATGCTTCGCTGTATTTTGTGAATCCCAAAGGGCTCCACGGCAGAAGCAGAATTTCTGTGCCGCTGTGACAACACGTGGAGAAAAGCATTTTACCGACTGAGCCGACCCCCATCGCTGCGAGCCCCGAGCCAAACCCCTGAGGAACAAACTCAGAGCAACCCTCcggttcatttttttttgtttttttttttttttgtttttgaagaacCGCAATGCACAGGCAGAACAACACGGTGCTCGAGCCACTTAAACGGTTGTACCGGTATTAACAGGGGTATTTATGGCAGCAGAAGCCtgccgggccccccccccgcccccagcaccaGTTTTTGCTGATTCATTCCTGCTGGAGGGGACGCTCCCGGCCCCGCGGGTCCCCGggccggccccccggccccccccgcccgccgccggtcCCTACTCACAGATGATGTTGTGCCGGGCGGTACGCACTTGGTAGAGGTCGATGTCGTCGCGGGGGAAGCCCTCCGCGTCCACCAGCGGCTCCTCCATCCCGACGCCCTTTTGCTGTGAGGGAAGAAGCACCCGTGAGgctgcggcccggcccggcccggccccgagCCCCACCAcccgcccgccctccccgccgcacTGACACCCTCCAGCAGCTCGTAGCAGGCCTTGATCTGCGCCTCCACCTCGTCCTTCCGCTTCACCAGCTGCTGCACGTCGCTGATGGTGATGGGGCGGCTGCCGCCGGGCTGCGCCATGGCCGCCACCGGCCGCGACGCCACGCGACGGGCGCGGACAAAGCGCGTCACGGGaggaggggcggggccgccgtCGGACGCTCCGCCCACCTGGGGGCGTGGCCAGCGCTGCGGGGAGGGCGGGGTCTGagcagggggcggggccagcggggAGAGCGCCGCCGTGGGGTGACGGAGCggtgacacggggtgacacggGTGTgacggtgccggggggggggggggggggcacggcggtGTCGGTGCGATGAGGTGACAGAGCGGTGGCGGTGACACGGGGTGACGCAGCGGTGGCAGGGACACGTGGTGGCACAGCGGTGTCGCTGCCGTAGGGTTCTACAGCCGCGGTGGCCCCACGGGGtgaccctgtccctgctgctggcccTTCTCTGGTCCGTGCCCCAGCGTGCTTGCAGGGGTGGTGGATGGCTTGTGCCCCCCGGGGTGTGTGGCAGCAGGGGACACAGCTGTCACAGCTGACACCCACCCAAACCCCCTGTGCTCGCCCTCCCCAGTCTCACCAGCAGCTCCAGTTTACCACCGCTGCTGGTCACAGGGTGCGTGTGCTGGTGTGTCCCCTGGCAgggctccctcctgctcctcctcccgcTGCTTCCACAATTTGAGGACCCCTGCAGCGCTGGGCTCACCAGGGACAAAGGTGACACCGCATGGCCCCGGGCCTGGACGCTGTAAGcatggctgcagcctgcacaCAGCCAAATTGGCCCCGCTCGTCGTTGGCTGGGAAGGCAGATGGGCACGGGAGGGGATATGTCCCCATGAAGGGGTGAATGTCCCCGGGGGCAGGTGGGCGGGCTGGGAGAGTATGTGCTGTCGTGGTTGCATCACCCCACCATGGACCTGGGAGGTTTCACGATGGAGTTGGCAGGTTCCTGCACCGCTGAGCCTTGCACGCTCACACGCTCGCCACCCACCACATTTagccctgctgtgctgggggCAGGAACACCAACGACCCCAGGAGACAACCCCGGAAAAGCCACCCATGGGAAGATGCTGGCACCCCTTTCCACACTGGGGTGCTGCTGCCTATCCACCAGTCCCTTGGGACACCTGGCCACACAGCTGAAGTCACAGCTCACCCCTTC
The Numenius arquata chromosome 16, bNumArq3.hap1.1, whole genome shotgun sequence DNA segment above includes these coding regions:
- the PSMD9 gene encoding 26S proteasome non-ATPase regulatory subunit 9 isoform X2 gives rise to the protein MAQPGGSRPITISDVQQLVKRKDEVEAQIKACYELLEGQKGVGMEEPLVDAEGFPRDDIDLYQVRTARHNIICLQNDHKALMKQVEEALHQLHAREKEKQARDEAEALAEAMSQAQSLPQAFAKVNAVTPGSPASISVDDEIVEFGSVNVNNFQNLQNIATVVQHSEGRPLSVTVLRGGKKVHVGLTPKRWAGKGLLGCNIIPLQR
- the PSMD9 gene encoding 26S proteasome non-ATPase regulatory subunit 9 isoform X1, translated to MAQPGGSRPITISDVQQLVKRKDEVEAQIKACYELLEGQKGVGMEEPLVDAEGFPRDDIDLYQVRTARHNIICLQNDHKALMKQVEEALHQLHAREKEKQARDEAEALAEAMSQAQSLPQAFAKVNAVTPGSPASISGLQVDDEIVEFGSVNVNNFQNLQNIATVVQHSEGRPLSVTVLRGGKKVHVGLTPKRWAGKGLLGCNIIPLQR